The following coding sequences lie in one Bacteroides helcogenes P 36-108 genomic window:
- a CDS encoding transporter substrate-binding domain-containing protein gives MKRAKLLKYVILGIITTLIATFLLKKEEKRQGHPRDYEGIATEGIIHAATEYNSISFYVDGDTVSGFHYELIEAFARDHGLKAALSPEMSFGKRLEGLSEGKYDVIAHGILATSELKDSLSLTIPIILNKQVLVQRKARSASDSLFIRNQLDLAGKTLHVIKGSPAILRIHNLGNEIGDTIFIKEIDQYGPEQLISLVAHGDIDYTVCDESIARAAADSIPQIDISTAISFTQFYSWAVSKKSPALLDSLNTWLKSFKKGKEYKEIYKRYYRAKHDSSR, from the coding sequence ATGAAAAGAGCCAAGCTACTGAAATATGTCATATTAGGGATTATCACCACACTCATAGCAACTTTCTTATTGAAAAAGGAAGAAAAACGACAGGGGCATCCCAGAGATTATGAAGGAATAGCCACCGAAGGCATTATTCACGCTGCAACAGAATATAATTCCATCAGTTTTTATGTAGATGGCGATACTGTTTCCGGCTTTCACTATGAACTCATTGAAGCTTTCGCCCGTGATCACGGCCTGAAAGCGGCCCTATCACCGGAAATGAGTTTCGGCAAACGCCTGGAAGGGCTGAGTGAAGGGAAATATGATGTAATAGCACACGGAATTCTCGCCACAAGTGAGTTGAAAGACTCCTTGTCACTTACCATTCCCATCATATTGAACAAACAAGTCTTAGTGCAACGCAAAGCACGCTCTGCTTCAGATTCGCTATTTATCAGAAATCAATTGGATTTGGCCGGTAAAACATTGCATGTAATCAAAGGTTCGCCTGCCATACTCCGCATCCACAATCTTGGAAATGAAATCGGTGACACCATATTTATAAAAGAAATTGATCAATATGGTCCTGAACAATTAATTTCATTAGTGGCCCACGGTGACATTGATTATACCGTATGTGATGAAAGTATCGCACGTGCGGCGGCAGACAGTATACCACAGATAGATATCAGCACTGCCATCAGTTTCACGCAATTCTACTCATGGGCAGTAAGCAAAAAATCCCCCGCCCTACTGGATAGCCTCAACACCTGGCTAAAATCATTCAAAAAAGGGAAAGAGTATAAAGAAATCTACAAACGCTACTATCGTGCAAAGCACGACAGCAGCAGGTAG